A window of the Polaribacter sp. HaHaR_3_91 genome harbors these coding sequences:
- a CDS encoding arylsulfatase, translated as MNKKLVLLITLVGIAFSCTSQSKKITDSKVTQKPNVIIVITDDQGYGDIGAHGNTLVKTPALNKFHDESVRLTDFHVGPTCAPSRSGLMTGRYADRVGVWHTIGGVSILRKDEVTMADVFNENGYETAMFGKWHLGDTYPSRPQDKGFKYTISHGGGGVGQTPDYWDNDYFDDTYFKNGVPTKYEGYCTDVWFDEAIKYIEEKKDQPFFAYISTNAPHLPYNVPEEYYNKYKDLDIPEFQKVFYGMITNVDDNFAKLQKKLEDLNIADNTIVIFMTDNGTASGYKTVGGKLYGFNGGMKGTKNSEYEGGHRVPFFISYPGKNINGGKDVTDLTAHLDILPTLATLCDLDFPERQKKIDGSDISSLLLGTEKTIGREYLITDSQRVQSPIKWRKSAVMSDKMRLVNGTELYDIAKDPGQENDIAKLFPEKVEKMRGFYNEWWSSVSTEFNQFPEIILGSDNQNPIELTCHDTHIHESHLPWNQNYIRDGKKNPKGGFFTVNFEHSGSYKIEISRWPFEAGLAINDAVAGREGTLSTEAINEGNAMTFKSGVVKIGAWEQKSPIAKGAKSLAFTGNFTKGKTDMSAWFVTDKNVDWGAYYIKVTRISKKFTLLE; from the coding sequence ATGAATAAAAAATTAGTATTGCTAATTACTCTTGTAGGAATTGCATTTTCGTGTACATCTCAGTCTAAAAAAATTACAGATTCTAAAGTAACCCAAAAACCGAATGTAATTATTGTTATTACAGATGATCAAGGTTATGGAGATATTGGGGCGCATGGTAATACATTGGTAAAAACGCCTGCTTTAAATAAATTTCATGATGAATCTGTTAGATTAACAGATTTTCATGTTGGTCCAACTTGTGCACCTTCTAGATCTGGTTTAATGACCGGTAGATATGCTGATAGAGTTGGTGTTTGGCATACAATAGGTGGCGTTTCTATTTTAAGAAAAGACGAGGTAACTATGGCGGATGTTTTTAATGAAAATGGTTACGAAACTGCCATGTTTGGTAAATGGCATTTGGGTGACACCTATCCTTCTAGACCACAAGATAAAGGTTTTAAATACACTATTTCTCATGGAGGTGGTGGCGTTGGTCAGACTCCAGATTATTGGGATAATGATTATTTTGATGATACGTATTTTAAAAATGGAGTACCAACCAAATATGAAGGATATTGTACAGATGTTTGGTTTGATGAAGCTATAAAATATATTGAAGAAAAGAAAGACCAACCATTTTTCGCTTATATTTCTACAAACGCACCTCACCTACCCTATAATGTTCCAGAAGAATATTATAACAAATACAAAGATTTAGACATTCCTGAGTTTCAAAAAGTATTTTACGGAATGATTACCAATGTAGATGATAATTTTGCGAAACTACAAAAGAAACTTGAAGATTTAAATATTGCAGATAATACGATTGTAATTTTTATGACAGATAACGGAACTGCTTCTGGTTATAAAACTGTAGGAGGTAAATTATACGGTTTCAACGGTGGAATGAAAGGAACTAAAAATAGCGAATATGAAGGTGGACATAGAGTACCGTTTTTTATATCATATCCAGGTAAAAATATTAACGGAGGAAAAGATGTTACCGATTTAACCGCTCATTTAGATATTTTACCAACATTGGCAACTTTGTGTGATTTGGATTTTCCTGAAAGACAAAAGAAAATTGATGGTTCAGATATTTCTTCTTTGCTTTTAGGAACTGAAAAAACCATTGGAAGAGAATACTTAATTACAGATTCTCAACGTGTACAAAGTCCTATAAAATGGAGAAAAAGTGCTGTAATGTCTGACAAAATGAGATTGGTGAATGGTACAGAATTGTATGATATTGCTAAAGATCCAGGTCAAGAAAATGATATTGCAAAGCTATTTCCAGAAAAGGTAGAGAAAATGCGAGGTTTTTATAATGAATGGTGGAGTTCAGTTTCTACAGAATTCAATCAGTTTCCTGAAATAATTCTAGGTTCTGATAATCAAAACCCAATAGAGTTAACATGCCATGATACACATATTCATGAATCTCATCTTCCTTGGAATCAAAATTATATAAGAGATGGAAAAAAGAATCCGAAAGGCGGCTTTTTTACTGTAAATTTTGAACACTCAGGTTCTTATAAAATAGAAATTAGTAGATGGCCATTTGAAGCTGGTTTAGCTATTAATGATGCTGTTGCTGGTAGAGAAGGAACATTATCTACAGAAGCCATTAATGAAGGAAATGCGATGACTTTTAAATCAGGAGTAGTTAAAATTGGAGCCTGGGAACAAAAATCACCAATAGCAAAAGGAGCAAAATCTTTAGCTTTTACTGGAAATTTTACAAAAGGAAAAACAGATATGAGTGCTTGGTTTGTAACTGATAAAAATGTAGACTGGGGAGCATACTATATTAAAGTAACAAGAATCTCTAAAAAGTTTACTTTGTTAGAATAA
- a CDS encoding DUF4625 domain-containing protein yields the protein MKFTLKYICFLSFIICIAACSDDNSIDKDLDKPTITINYNEGFPQGCTQLSRGETYNFRAQVTDNKELASYSIDIHHNFDHHTHDDQGVQCDLEAIKTAVNPLIFMENYSIVDGVTSYEINISITIPNDIDPGDYHCAYSVTDVTGWQSRTSVDIKII from the coding sequence ATGAAATTTACACTAAAATATATTTGTTTTTTATCATTTATAATATGCATTGCTGCTTGTTCAGATGATAACAGCATTGATAAGGATTTAGATAAACCAACAATTACTATTAATTATAATGAAGGATTTCCTCAAGGCTGTACTCAACTTTCAAGAGGAGAAACTTATAATTTTAGAGCTCAGGTTACAGATAATAAAGAATTAGCTTCTTACAGTATTGATATTCATCATAATTTTGATCACCATACACATGACGATCAAGGGGTGCAATGTGATTTAGAAGCTATAAAAACAGCTGTAAATCCATTAATATTTATGGAAAACTATTCGATAGTAGATGGAGTAACTAGTTATGAAATTAATATTTCAATTACAATCCCCAATGATATAGACCCCGGAGATTATCACTGTGCGTATTCTGTAACAGATGTAACTGGTTGGCAAAGTAGAACTTCTGTAGATATAAAAATTATTTAA